A single genomic interval of Rhododendron vialii isolate Sample 1 chromosome 3a, ASM3025357v1 harbors:
- the LOC131318687 gene encoding pumilio homolog 4 isoform X4: MVIGSNKMDVISDMNIRMNLEDGVMRGSNGNLEDILQNELELMLRKQHSRNAIDRERERDYNILRSGSAPPTVQGSLSAVGSLFMNPNPAGIDSSSSNATEIMTEEEIRSHPAYLSYYYSNENLNPRLPPPLLSREDWRVAQRFQASGGSSFGATGDWTKKNLIDISGSSSLFSMQPSLSVQQAEDELMELRNDTPRNLSRPSSSEWLNRGSNCSVGLSHTGLGGRRKSFADILQEGLERPYSLSGHLSRAASRNSLHSAAVCNGVESTEALNPGANNTGLPRVQSLGSLVSHSFASSVPSPLSRSRTPEPQLIGRSSSPGLPPVGDRVEKKNLVGSNALNGHSSSVTKLSDIASSLSSLSLSRNQPSHEDSLVQSQLQMVFDNPNQLLDMSNSHIQHQHQHFVTRSKPEKLNIPTPYNDSNGRNGIVIDQNICKLGFDGQMNCPQTSSPANLYSRTKERSNIYCQTDNFSGVEFSGHLSSGRSVGKKLNAEIGNQLDSAPTFHGGRNGQSLRRTSNQAGSDSHSPHIDSHYIEYLQKTYDYAMHDYLGTSLAYGELQDYQKAYLETLSAQKKNQSETPLLCQSGILNHEYYVNPPFGLAIPYQGNQMAETVLPSRGSGGPTLQKDRISPHNSVFRSSLGGSNGSWHSDFGTNMEGVLVSSLLEELKNKKTRSLELSDIVDDVVEFSMDQYGSRFIQQKLETASVEEKTKIFPKIGPHARALITDVFGNYVIQKFFEHGTEVQRKELANQLTGHVLPLSLQMYGCRVIQKALEVVDVELQTQMVSELDGSVMKCVRDQNGNHVIQKSLERVPQDRIQFIISAFFGQVVGLSTHPYGCRVIQRVLEHCDDPKTQQTIMDEIMHSVDILAQDQYGNYVIQMPTI; the protein is encoded by the exons ATGGTAATTGGGAGTAATAAGATGGATGTGATATCTGATATGAATATACGTATGAACCTAGAAGACGGGGTAATGAGAGGATCAAATGGCAATTTAGAAGATATTTTGCAGAACGAGCTTGAACTAATGCTGCGAAAGCAGCATAGTCGAAATGCTATCGAtcgggagagggagagagattatAACATATTGAGGAGTGGCAGTGCTCCTCCCACAGTTCAAGGGTCATTAAGTGCAGTGGGCAGTCTGTTTATGAATCCAAATCCTGCCGGAATTGATAGTAGCAGTAGCAATGCCACTGAAATAATGACAGAAGAAGAAATCCGGTCTCACCCCGCTTATTTATCATACTACTATTCAAATGAAAATCTTAACCCTAGGTTACCCCCACCATTACTGTCACGAGAGGATTGGCGAGTGGCCCAAAGGTTTCAAGCCTCAGGGGGTTCGTCATTTGGGGCAACTGGGGACTGGACGAAGAAGAATCTGATCGATATCAGTGGAAGTTCGTCGTTATTCTCAATGCAGCCTAGCTTATCTGTACAACAGGCAGAAGATGAGTTGATGGAACTGAGGAACGATACTCCAAGGAATCTCTCACGTCCGTCATCCTCTGAGTGGCTAAATAGAGGCTCCAATTGTTCGGTTGGGTTGTCACATACGGGATTGGGAGGGAGGAGGAAGAGTTTTGCCGACATTCTTCAG GAAGGTCTTGAGCGACCTTATTCCTTATCAGGTCATCTCTCGCGCGCTGCAAGTCGTAATTCATTACATTCAGCAGCAGTATGTAATGGAGTGGAATCCACAGAGGCCTTGAATCCTGGGGCAAATAACACGGGCCTGCCTAGAGTTCAGAGCCTTGGCTCACTAGTTTCTCATTCTTTTGCATCTTCTGTGCCTTCGCCTCTATCGAGGAGTAGAACTCCTGAACCTCAGCTGATTGGAAGGTCCTCAAGTCCTGGTCTTCCTCCTGTGGGTGACAGAGTCGAAAAGAAGAATCTTGTTGGCTCGAATGCCCTCAATGGTCATTCTTCTAGCGTGACCAAGCTTTCTGATATTGCATCTTCTTTATCTAGCCTTAGCTTGTCAAGAAATCAACCAAGTCATGAAGACAGTCTTGTGCAGTCTCAACTCCAAATGGTATTTGATAATCCTAATCAATTGCTGGATATGTCAAATAGTCACATACAACATCAACATCAGCACTTTGTTACCAGGTCCAAACCTGAAAAGTTGAATATTCCTACCCCTTATAATGATTCAAACGGGAGGAATGGAATTGTGATAGACCAAAATATTTGTAAGCTTGGTTTTGATGGGCAGATGAACTGTCCCCAAACATCGTCTCCTGCCAATCTttactcaagaacaaaggaaagaTCTAACATATACTGCCAAACTGATAATTTTTCCGGTGTGGAGTTTTCTGGACACTTGTCAAGTGGGCGTTCCGTTGGTAAAAAGCTTAATGCAGAAATTGGTAATCAGCTGGATTCAG CTCCAACTTTCCATGGTGGCAGAAATGGGCAAAGTTTGAGAAGAACTAGCAATCAAGCTGGGTCTGACTCTCATTCACCACATATTGATTCACATTATATCGAGTACTTGCAGAAAACTTACGATTATGCAATGCACGATTATCTTGGCACTTCACTTGCTTATGGAGAGTTGCAAGACTATCAGAAAGCTTATCTCGAGACACTGTCTGCTCAAAAGAAAAATCAGAGTGAGACACCACTTTTATGCCAATCTGGCATTTTGAATCACGAATATTATGTGAATCCACCTTTTGGTCTTGCCATTCCATACCAAGGAAACCAAATGGCTGAGACTGTGCTTCCATCTCGTGGATCTGGGGGTCCAACATTGCAGAAGGACCGGATTTCGCCCCATAATTCTGTGTTCAGAAGTTCACTGGGAGGTTCTAATGGGTCATGGCATTCAGATTTTGGAACTAACATGGAAGGTGTACTTGTATCTTCTTTATTAGAAGAGCTCAAGAACAAAAAGACAAGGTCTTTGGAACTTTCAGACATCGTTGATGATGTAGTTGAATTCAG TATGGATCAGTATGGGAGTCGCTTTATTCAACAGAAGCTAGAAACTGCTTCAGTGGAAGAAAAGACAAAGATATTCCCAAAGATTGGTCCTCATGCTCGTGCTTTGATAACTGATGTCTTTGGGAATTACGTGATACAGAAA TTTTTTGAGCATGGCACAGAGGTTCAAAGAAAGGAGTTAGCTAACCAACTTACTGGGCACGTGTTGCCTCTCAGTCTTCAAATGTATGGCTGCAGAGTTATTCAGAAG GCCTTGGAAGTGGTTGATGTAGAACTTCAAACCCAGATGGTATCAGAGCTGGATGGTTCCGTCATGAAATGTGTTCGTGACCAGAATGGTAATCATGTTATTCAGAAGTCCCTAGAACGTGTCCCGCAAGATCGAATACAATTCATTATCTCAGCCTTTTTTGGCCAAGTTGTGGGACTTTCCACTCATCCTTATGGTTGCCGTGTGATTCAG AGGGTTCTGGAGCACTGCGATGATCCAAAGACACAACAAACTATCATGGACGAAATTATGCATTCAGTAGATATTCTGGCACAAGACCAATATGGAAATTATGTGATTCAG ATGCCAACTATCTGA